The stretch of DNA TTGATATACTGTAAAGCCAGTTGCACCTCCTTTTTTTGTTTGTCTACCATTTGTCTAATAATAAGGGATTCAGAATTATAGGTATTCAACCTGCGTGTTAAAACAAAAATAGTAATATTAAAATAATAAATGAAACATTTTGTTTTAAATAAATCATAAAAAAGTAAACTTTATGTTTTTAAATTTGAATAAAAGGAAAAAAAAGAACAAACCCCTTTCTGTAAAAAGAAAGAGACTCATTCTAAAATAAACCTATAATTCCAAGCGTTTTATAGCAATCTCATAGTAATTAGATTGAATCTCATAGCCTATAAATTTCCGATTAAGTTTTTTACAAGCCAAGGCAGTTGTGCCACTTCCAACAAAACAATCCAGCACCGTTTCATTTTCCTCTGTAGCAGAGGCGACCAATTTCTCCATGAGTTCAATTGGTTTTTGCGTAGGGTGTATTTTCTCACCATTGGTTTTCTTTGCGCCAGAAGAAAAGGCAGGAATTCGCCAAATATTAAGCCCTTTTTTATAGCGATTGTAAACAGGACTAGGATTCGTACAAAAAATAATATCCTCATGGCAAAAGGAATAATAACAGCCCGCACCGCTTTTTTTGTCCCAAGTTATTCGATTTCTAATTGTAAAAATTTGCTCCAAAATGGGATAGAAAAAAGGATAAGTCCGCCAATCACAAAAAACGTATAGCTCCCCATTGGGTTTGAGTACTCTTTTAAATTCTGTAAACACCGCCTTAAAAAATGGTTCTACCAAGTTTAAGTCGCTGTACGTGCCTTTTGTTCCATTGTGTGTCATACCGCAAAAATAGGGAGGGTCTGTGATCACAGCATCAATAGAGCCAGTTGCTAATGTTTTTAATCCATCTAAGCAATTTTTGTTACGGATGGAAATTTGTTCGTTCATGAAAAATAGTTAAAAAGTGAATGAAAATAATTTGCCCTTTTTAACAAGTCAAGTATCTAGTTATGTGTAGAAAATTAAAAGTTCTTATAACAGTAAAATTTCCCTAAAACACTTTGCCCTTTTCGCTCGGCTTCCGCAGCAGCTCTATTGAACGTCTGAGCAGCAGAAATAAGCGCCTTAGGATTGGCGACTTTGATGTCTGATTTTTTAGGAATTGAGGTTAATTTGCCAATAAAAAGGAATTTGATATACCCCCACATTTTGGGCGGTAAATCATTAAATTGATGGACAATAACAAAAATATCAACACTAATATGCCGAT from Aureispira anguillae encodes:
- a CDS encoding DNA-methyltransferase, which translates into the protein MNEQISIRNKNCLDGLKTLATGSIDAVITDPPYFCGMTHNGTKGTYSDLNLVEPFFKAVFTEFKRVLKPNGELYVFCDWRTYPFFYPILEQIFTIRNRITWDKKSGAGCYYSFCHEDIIFCTNPSPVYNRYKKGLNIWRIPAFSSGAKKTNGEKIHPTQKPIELMEKLVASATEENETVLDCFVGSGTTALACKKLNRKFIGYEIQSNYYEIAIKRLEL